A segment of the Nostoc sp. TCL26-01 genome:
ATTGAGTGAGTAGTCCAGAGATTGTAGGGGCGGGTTAAGTGAGATATTGGTGAATCATGTCAGCATATCTTTTAACCCGCCCCTACTGCTTGTGAGAAATGCGGGTAGCCTCTGTTGACTAAAAATATGTACTCAGCACTCGTTACTCTCTAAGCACTAGCAGACGAGTCAGATTGATTTAAGAAAGAACGCGCATTTAAAGAAAGCATGACGCGGGAAATGCCGGTGAATAAAACGCTAACACCAACAAGGGTTCCCAGTAACCAAGGTGCATCAAAAGGCCATTGAAACCAAATCATTGCACCTAACACTAAAGTAATGATGCCATCACCCAAAACCCAAGTCCAGTTTTGCTGAGGACGCAAACGAAACGCCAAAATTAACTCAAAGACACCTTCAGTCAATAAGAAGCTACCTAACAACAGAGTCAGAGTGAGAATCCCTGTTTTAGGGTAAATAAA
Coding sequences within it:
- a CDS encoding HdeD family acid-resistance protein, which produces MTSNVSQDINQNINGSLVIGVLLIILGIVAIAIPVVSTIFAETWFALILISSGFAKLVYATQTRQQGGFLWKLLLSGLYIATGVMLFIYPKTGILTLTLLLGSFLLTEGVFELILAFRLRPQQNWTWVLGDGIITLVLGAMIWFQWPFDAPWLLGTLVGVSVLFTGISRVMLSLNARSFLNQSDSSASA